The Streptomyces sp. V4I8 genome includes the window CAGAAGGACACCGTCCACCCCTCGCGACGCGCCTCGGCTTCCGTGTACGACACACCGTGGACCTTGAGCCCGGAAGGGTCGAGCAGGGTGATCGCCCCACCCTGGTTGCCGAGTGCGAAGCCGTTTCCGCTCTGGACGACTACGGTCGCGCCCGCGTCGACGTGCTCTGCGGGCAGCGGAAGCATGTGATCGTTCTCATCGGCCAGTTGCCAGCCGTTGAGGTTGACGGGGTCGGGTGAGGCGTTGATCAGGGTCACCGTCTCCCGCTCGGGGGTCGGGCCCTTGGGGTTGACCATGGCGGCCAGGATGCGTACTTCGGCCTCGCGCTCGACGGGGCGGACAGGTGCTGTCTCGATGCGGTGGCCGGTCTGCTCGTCGGTGTGCCAGGCCTGGGACTGGAAGGCCAGGAACACGGCCGCCCAGCGCGATTCGGCGGGGAAGTGGAGTATCAGTGCGCCGTCCTGCCAGACTCCGTTGGTCGGACGGAACTGTCCTACGCTGCCCTGGTTCATATGGATGTCGTGCACACCATTGCCGGGCTCGAAGCCGAACACCTTGTCGCGCTTGTTGCGTTCCGGCCCCCATCGCTCGCCGAAGAGATACAGAGCGGCGGTGGGATCGCCGATCGCACGCTCGATGTAGTGGTCCAGCCTGTCGGACAGGTCGTTGTCGGGGCCGACCACGTCAGGGGGCAGCTCGCGCATCGATTCCGGGGCGAAGAGATTGCCGCGGATGAAGTCCAGGCTCGCCGTGCCCGGCCGGGACTGCAGCTCCGTCCATCCACTCCCTGCCGGAGGAAGCTGCGCGGTCACGGGATGCCGGAAATCGTCGATGGCCAGGAACAGCAGCTCGGAGGGAGCCTGCTGGGACTGGACGTTGACCGCACCGCGGTAGTGCGTGCCCCTCCCGTCGGTGAGGTGCAGCTGGTAGTGCGGGGTGTCGTCGGGCGCCCCTTCGCGGCGCCGTTCGACGACCTTGCACGCCAGCACTCCGTAGTTCTTCAAAGGCATGAGTCATCCCTCCGCCGGTACTCAAGCCGGAACGAAGCCGGTATGGAAAAGGGGAAAGAGGCTAGAGATCGAGGACCACCCAGGCGGGATCGTGATCCGATCCGTCACCGCCATGCTTGGTACGTCGGTCGATGTGAGAGCTCTTGTGCCGTGTCGTAAGGCTGTCGCTGAGCCAGATCTGGTCGAACAGCTCGTACTTGGCGGGTTGTCCGGATTCCTTGAATCGATGGGTCCACGACCCCGAGGCAGGCGGCGGAGGATCGTCGGGCTTGGCTTCCCGGGTCTCCTCCGGATGCGCGAGCGCCTCCGTCAGGCTCAACTGGCGCGTCGGCTCAGCCAGTTTGGCGAGCGTCGGTGCGTCAGGAGTGTCGTTCATGTCGCCGAGCACGATGTAGCGCCCATCGGGGCGGGTCCGTTCGCCGATGATCCGGACGATGGTGTCCACCTGGCGGGTGCGTAGCTCGTCGGCGAGGCGCTTGGCCTCCTCGGGATCGCTGTCCCGGTCGACGAACTGGCTCTTGAGATGGTTGTTGAAGACGGTCAGCAGATGCTTGTCGGGGGCACGGGGATCCAGTATGTGCACTTCCAGCAGATCCCGGCTGAAGACGCGCCTACCGGGCACATCCGGATGGACCGCGTGTTGCCAGGAGGTCACCGCCCCGACCGGGAATTTGGACAGGACGGCAACATCGATGAGGCGGGGATCATTGCCCTCGATCAGCGAGAGGTGCGGGTAGGCGCCGCCGAGGTGCTGAGCAGCGAAAAAGCGCAGGGTGTCGATGTCCTCGACTTCCTGCACGGCCAGTATGTCCAGGTCCATTTCGCTGATCCGTCGGGCGAGCACCTTCTGTTCCTCGGGCTCTATTCCCTTGACCAGCCTGCCTTTGTACGTACGGATCCGCACGCTCTCAGGGTCGTCGAAGACATAGCTGGAGGTCAGCCGTTCCTCGTCGTCAACCGGATGGACCGCCGAGATCTCTGCCTGGAAGTTGAACCGTGAAAAGAGATTGTTGAGGTTGAAGGTTCCTACGGCGACATCCATGGTGACCTCCGCGATCGACCATTTTGCCCCGGTTGCCCCGAACATATTCAGCGTAACCCGATCGGCCAACGGACGAAAACGGAGCAAATGGCGCGGCTGTTGAATGCGTAACGGGCCGGTGACCGCGGCCGTTTCCAAGGCCGGTCAACTTCCGTGACCGAGTGGAGCTTTGGCCGGCCGCGCCCGTGACGATCAGCTCGGCCCCTTGGGAGCGGGTCCGGTTCCCCGCGTTGCTGCGGCCCCAGGCCGGGCGGACACTGTTCATATGACCCGCGGGCTTGCCCGTGGCGCCGGGCCGGTGGGCGGCACAAGGCCTCGGATGACACAAGGCCTCGACGACGCCGGCCCCGCACGGGTTTGCCCTCCACATTGCCTCGGCGGTGCCGGGGCTGCGATCCGGTCGTGGGAGGGCCCATGTCCACGACGTTGCGATTGGCGACCTTCAACGTCGAAAACCTCTTCGCCAGATGGCGGTTCCGAGAAGGTGTCGACCCCGCTACCGCGAACACACGCGGCTGGGTCGTCGAGCAGACCCAGTTCGAGGAACTGGGCGTCGATGACAAGGCCATCACGGGAGCGGCAGTGCGTGAGATCCGCGCGGATGTGCTCGCTCTCCAGGAGGTCGAGAACATCGACACCCTGAAGCACTTCCGGGCACAGGCCCTCGGCGGGCGCGACGAGTATCCCTATGTCGCGGGAGTGGACGGCAACGATCCACGCCTCATCGACGTCGCCGTACTGTCCAAGCTGCCGATCACCCGCATCCGTTCGCATCAGCACCTGATGGACCCGGGGAGTCCCACCGCGGGCCTGTTCTCGCGGGACTGCCTCGAGGTCGACGTCGAGGTGAGGGAGAGCGAATCGAAGAGCACGACCGTGACGCTCTTCGTCAATCACCTGAAGTCCATGATGGGCGGGCGCCCTCAGACCCGGGGAAAGAGACAGCGCCAAGCCGCGAAAGTGAAAGAGCTCGTCACCGGGCGATTCGGCTCCGCCTCCCCCGGAGACCATCCGTTCGTCGTCCTCGGTGACCTCAACGACTTCCTCGGGCCGGACGGCAGCTCCGGTATCGACGGCAGCTCCGGTATCGACGGCCTCGTGGAATGGGGCCAGCTCGAGAACGTGGTGACCCGCCTCCCTGAGGCCGACCAGTGGACCCACTTCTTCCGGGGCGGCGACGAGTACCGGCAACTCGACTACCTGCTCCCCTCGGCGTCTCTCGCCGAGGCGTCCGCGGAGTCGTTGCCCGAAATCCTCCGCAAGGGCATGCCACTGCGAGCGACCCGGTACACCGGGCCGCGGTTCCCGGGCGTCGGCAAGGACAAGCCCAAGGCGTCCGACCACGCTCCCGTAGTCATGAACCTCACCATCCCCTGAAAATCCTGAAACTCCTGAAAAAGCGGAGCTTATGGAATACGGAGCTCAAGCCTCGATCATTCACGTGCGCGCGCCGGCTTGAGGTGATCGGTCGAGGTTGAGGTTTCGTCCTGGTTCGTCCTTCGGGTGGTGGTGACGTTCCGGCCCGTGTGTCGTCACGGGTGGTCGTCGGTTTCCACGGGCCGAGGACGGGGCGGGTCTCCTCCTTCCGGAATCGGGGTCGGTGGGGTGGCAGTCAGCCGGGGGCGGGCAGGGCCTGGACGGCGCCCCAGGCGTCGACGATGTCGGTGGATGCGGGCCAGGCGGGGTCGAATTTCAGCTCGCGTCTTCGGGCGTGGTCGGCGAGTTTCGCGGGGACGTCCAGGAGTCGGGTGCGCAGAGTGGCGGGCTCGGCCCGGGCGAGTTTGCCTTCGGTGGCCAGGAGTTGGAACCAGCGGGCGAGGTCGGTGGCCAGGGCGAGGAGGGTGCACCAGGCTTGGTTGACCTTGAAGTAGCGGGAGGGCATCAGGTTGAGGGAGAGGGCCTTGCCGCGTCGGATGCCGGCCTCGACGTGGGTGTGGGAGCGGGCTCGGGCGTCGAGGAACTGCAGTTGCCCGCCGGTGGTGTTGGTGGCGATGGCCTGGTAGCGGTAGTCGGTCTTCTTCTCGTACGGCTTGAGCTCGCGCTCGTACTTGGGGTGGATGGGTTCGCGGCGAACGATCACCCGCATCCCTTCCGGCCAGCCGGTCAGGTCGAGCATGTCGGTGATCTCGACGAGGTCGGCGTCCTTGCGCGGCTGGCCCTTGTGGTCCAGGGCCGGCGTCCACGCGGTGGCCGGGACCTTGGCCAGGGCCTTCCAGAAGTCGTCGTCGCGGGTGTGGCCGACGGAGTACTCCCAGCGGTTGGCCGCGTTGCCGCCGCCGGAGGTGATCCAGGTGAGGAACTCCATCGTGGCTCCGGCGCCGTCGGTGCGGAACAGGACCCGGCGCCGACGGCGGGTGGGCAGCTGACGCAGGCCCTCGATACTCACCGAGATGTGGTCATCGGCGGTGTTGGATCCCGCCGATCCCGGCCGCAGCCGGTTGACCAGGAGTTCTTCGGTGTTGTCGCAGAACATCAACAGCGGGTGGTGGCCATATCCCTTGAAGTTGGGCTCGGCTCCCTCCTTGCCGGAATGCGCCGGGACGACTGAGGCGTCCAGGTCCAGCACCGTGACACCGGTCAGCTCCCGCCCGTTGACCTTGATCCAGGGAAAGCCGCCCGGGCGCAGGTCGAGCTGCTGGTGGACGTGGATACGGGTCCGGGCCCGTGCGGAGGCGATCTTCGTCAGCTGGACCGGTCCGATCGCCTCCAGGGTCCGCCACAGCGTGGACGCCGAGGCCGGGCTGCCCAGGACCAGCGAGGTCTGGCGCATCACATCGATCCCGGCCATCGACCGCGCGCCCAGCAGGACCGCGCAGGCCGCCGAGACCAGGACCGTTCCCCGATCATGGACGGGACGGAAGCCCCGCCGCACCAGGGCAGCCCCGAGCGCGTCGGTCAGCCCGACCTTGTCCGCCAGACGCCGCACCGGCACGATGCCCGCCTTGCCCACCAGCTTCTTCCCGCTTGCGGACAGCGACAGATCATCGGCCCACTCTGTACGCTTCGACACCGGAAGGGTGCCTCCCCTGCACGTGATCCAGTCCTAGAGAAGCTGAATCATCGCAGGTCGGAAGCACCCTTCCTTCATGATGTGACCGACTGTCACTGCGACACCGGGCGCCATGAATTCGTGAGGCAAGCATGGCGCGCATCACCATCAACGGGGTGACCGTCGACCCGCTGGCCCAGAGAGACGAGCTGGCCGACGCATCCCTGATCGCCGAGGACGCCTCCCGGTCCAACTATCTGCTCGTCCAGACCGAGCACGTGCTCTCCGCAGAGGAGAAGGCACAACTGGCGCGGCTGGGTGCGGTGATCCACGAGTACGTGCCGGAGAACACGTATCTGTGCGGCTACCAGCCGTCCGACCTGGACGCGGTCCGCGAACTGCCCTTCGTGAGCTGGGCGGACGTGTATCTCGAAGGTTTCAAGATCGCTCCTTCGCTGCGCGGGGCGGGGCTGCGTCCGGACATCTCGGTCCTGCGGGCACCCGCCGACGCTCTGGCTCCAGGGACGCGCACCGTCGATGTCGTCCTTCACGACGATGTCGACCCGGCCTCGCACGAGGTGCGGCAGCGGATCGCCGCGGCGGCCGGTATCAGTCCCGACGACCTGCGTCCGGCCCGCGACAAACTGCGTGTGGAGGTGCCGGAGGAGTCCCTGGCCGCGCTCACGGCCTTGGACGAGGTGCGGCAGGTCGAAGCAGTCCCCGAGCGGAGTCTGTACAACAGCGTCGCACGGCCGATCCTGCACGCGGACGTGCTCGTGGACGGCAGCCCGCAGCAGGGAGAGGGGCAGGTCGTGGCGGTGGCCGACACGGGCTTCGACCTGGGCTCCACCACGGATGTGCACAGCGCGTTCACGGGCCGCGTCGCCCGCCTGTACGCCCTCGGCCGACCCACCCGTGCGGACGACCCCGACGGGCACGGCACCCACGTCGCGGGCTCCGTGCTCGGCAACGGCACGTCCGCCGCGATGGGCGGAGCCGTCCAGGGCACCGCGCCCAGGGCCACCCTGGTGCTGCAGTCGCTCATCGACCGTCGCGGCAGTCTCGGCGGAATCCCCGTGGATCTGCGCGACCTCTTCGCACCTCCCTACGACAACGACGGCGCGCGCGTGCACACCAACTCCTGGGGCTCGATCGAGCCGGGGCTGCCGTACGACAGAAGCGCGTTCGAGATCGACGACATGGTCTGGAACAACCAGGACCTCGTGATCTGCTTCGCGGCGGGCAACGACGGCAACGACCGGGACCGTGACGGGAGCGTCAACCTGGGGGACGTCGGATCGGAAGGTGCGGCCAAGAACTGCATCACCATCGGGGCCAGCGAGAGCGACCGCCCGGACATCGGCTCCACCTACGGCCGGCTCTGGGCCCGGGACTTCCCCGTCAACCCGCTCCGCGACGACCGTCAGGCGGACAACCCGGACGGAATGGCCGCCTTCAGCAACCGCGGTCCGACCCGGGAAGGCCGCAGAAAGCCGGACGTCGTCGGCCCGGGCACCTCGATCCTCTCCGCGCTGTCACGCGCCGCGGCGAGCGTGCCCGGGGACCCCTTCGGCGCCTCCGCGGACCCGAAGTTCCACTTCCTGAGCGGCACCAGCATGGCCACGCCCCTGGTCGCCGGCTGCGTGGCGGTCCTGCGCGAGACCCTGGTGAACAACGGCACCCCCGGCCGAGCGCCGCGCTCATCAAAGCCATGCTGATCAACGGCGCGGTCGAACTCCCGGGACAGTACACCCCGTCGGAGGCGGGCCCGTCGCCCAACAACAGCTCCGGCTTCGGCCGCGTCGACCTCTCCCACTCGGTGGTCCTTCCCGGAGACGACGAGCGTGCGGGCTTCAAGGAGGGCGGCCCGCTGGACCAGGGCGAACAGGAGCTGCTGCGCATACGGATCCCGGAGCGGGACGGCGGTCCGGAGCCGACGCTCAAGGTCACGCTGGTCTGGACGGACCCTCCCGGCGCGGCCCTGCAGAACGACCTCGACCTCGTCGTCCAGACCACCGACGGCCGTGAGCGCCACGGAAACATGGGCACGTCCGCCGGGTTCGACCGCGCCAACAACGTCGAACAGGTCCAGTGGGACGACATCCCCGTCGGAGACGTCACGGTCATCGTCCGCGCCCACCGCATCACCCGCTTCCCGCAGCCCTACGCCGTCGCGTGGCGCATTTCCTGACCGGCTGCCGGCTGCCCCGCCGGCTGTTGGCGGAGGCCGCGGACGGCGGCGAGGGGCCGTGCGCGGCCCCGGGCGGGACGGCCGCGAGACCCATCAGGAAACGTGCAGGAGCGGTGCGATGAACCTGTTGCCGGTCGAAGTCAAGGTGAACATCGAGAGTGACGTTCCGGCGGCTCTGACCGCACTCCGCGGCTCGCGCGGCGCGATGGTGACGCGTCGGATCTGGTTCGCCGAGGACCGGGATGGCGTCGCCGACGGTCGGGTGCTGTTGCTGGACGGCGGCGTGATCGTACGGTTCCGGATCGGTGGTGCTGCGGACGACCTGACCGTCAAGTTGCGTCCGTGCACCCGCGAGCAGCTGGTCGGCCGGTTTTC containing:
- a CDS encoding DUF2278 family protein encodes the protein MPLKNYGVLACKVVERRREGAPDDTPHYQLHLTDGRGTHYRGAVNVQSQQAPSELLFLAIDDFRHPVTAQLPPAGSGWTELQSRPGTASLDFIRGNLFAPESMRELPPDVVGPDNDLSDRLDHYIERAIGDPTAALYLFGERWGPERNKRDKVFGFEPGNGVHDIHMNQGSVGQFRPTNGVWQDGALILHFPAESRWAAVFLAFQSQAWHTDEQTGHRIETAPVRPVEREAEVRILAAMVNPKGPTPERETVTLINASPDPVNLNGWQLADENDHMLPLPAEHVDAGATVVVQSGNGFALGNQGGAITLLDPSGLKVHGVSYTEAEARREGWTVSF
- a CDS encoding endonuclease/exonuclease/phosphatase family protein translates to MSTTLRLATFNVENLFARWRFREGVDPATANTRGWVVEQTQFEELGVDDKAITGAAVREIRADVLALQEVENIDTLKHFRAQALGGRDEYPYVAGVDGNDPRLIDVAVLSKLPITRIRSHQHLMDPGSPTAGLFSRDCLEVDVEVRESESKSTTVTLFVNHLKSMMGGRPQTRGKRQRQAAKVKELVTGRFGSASPGDHPFVVLGDLNDFLGPDGSSGIDGSSGIDGLVEWGQLENVVTRLPEADQWTHFFRGGDEYRQLDYLLPSASLAEASAESLPEILRKGMPLRATRYTGPRFPGVGKDKPKASDHAPVVMNLTIP
- a CDS encoding endonuclease/exonuclease/phosphatase family protein, producing METAAVTGPLRIQQPRHLLRFRPLADRVTLNMFGATGAKWSIAEVTMDVAVGTFNLNNLFSRFNFQAEISAVHPVDDEERLTSSYVFDDPESVRIRTYKGRLVKGIEPEEQKVLARRISEMDLDILAVQEVEDIDTLRFFAAQHLGGAYPHLSLIEGNDPRLIDVAVLSKFPVGAVTSWQHAVHPDVPGRRVFSRDLLEVHILDPRAPDKHLLTVFNNHLKSQFVDRDSDPEEAKRLADELRTRQVDTIVRIIGERTRPDGRYIVLGDMNDTPDAPTLAKLAEPTRQLSLTEALAHPEETREAKPDDPPPPASGSWTHRFKESGQPAKYELFDQIWLSDSLTTRHKSSHIDRRTKHGGDGSDHDPAWVVLDL
- a CDS encoding S8 family serine peptidase, producing MARITINGVTVDPLAQRDELADASLIAEDASRSNYLLVQTEHVLSAEEKAQLARLGAVIHEYVPENTYLCGYQPSDLDAVRELPFVSWADVYLEGFKIAPSLRGAGLRPDISVLRAPADALAPGTRTVDVVLHDDVDPASHEVRQRIAAAAGISPDDLRPARDKLRVEVPEESLAALTALDEVRQVEAVPERSLYNSVARPILHADVLVDGSPQQGEGQVVAVADTGFDLGSTTDVHSAFTGRVARLYALGRPTRADDPDGHGTHVAGSVLGNGTSAAMGGAVQGTAPRATLVLQSLIDRRGSLGGIPVDLRDLFAPPYDNDGARVHTNSWGSIEPGLPYDRSAFEIDDMVWNNQDLVICFAAGNDGNDRDRDGSVNLGDVGSEGAAKNCITIGASESDRPDIGSTYGRLWARDFPVNPLRDDRQADNPDGMAAFSNRGPTREGRRKPDVVGPGTSILSALSRAAASVPGDPFGASADPKFHFLSGTSMATPLVAGCVAVLRETLVNNGTPGRAPRSSKPC
- a CDS encoding IS1380 family transposase; the protein is MSKRTEWADDLSLSASGKKLVGKAGIVPVRRLADKVGLTDALGAALVRRGFRPVHDRGTVLVSAACAVLLGARSMAGIDVMRQTSLVLGSPASASTLWRTLEAIGPVQLTKIASARARTRIHVHQQLDLRPGGFPWIKVNGRELTGVTVLDLDASVVPAHSGKEGAEPNFKGYGHHPLLMFCDNTEELLVNRLRPGSAGSNTADDHISVSIEGLRQLPTRRRRRVLFRTDGAGATMEFLTWITSGGGNAANRWEYSVGHTRDDDFWKALAKVPATAWTPALDHKGQPRKDADLVEITDMLDLTGWPEGMRVIVRREPIHPKYERELKPYEKKTDYRYQAIATNTTGGQLQFLDARARSHTHVEAGIRRGKALSLNLMPSRYFKVNQAWCTLLALATDLARWFQLLATEGKLARAEPATLRTRLLDVPAKLADHARRRELKFDPAWPASTDIVDAWGAVQALPAPG